One genomic region from Paroceanicella profunda encodes:
- a CDS encoding aromatic ring-hydroxylating oxygenase subunit alpha, with protein MDATSRIAGLLARQRTGFSLEQPFYTDDEIFAQDMAAIWHRDWLFAGHDCEIPKAGDHFTWRVGDAEALVVRGADGKIRAFHNSCRHRGSRICQSHKGSAPKLVCPYHQWTYELDGRLLYAREMGPGFDASRYGLKPVHCESVSGYVFICFAAEAPDFSAFRAEVEPYLAPHRIAEAKVAHETTIVENGNWKLVWENNRECYHCAGSHPELCRTYSDAATLTGVVGVEGDAEVNAHWARCEAEGLPSKFRLSEDGQYRVMRMPLLRDSESFTMSGKRAVALPLGGVRTPRAGSLLMFHYPTLWNHCLGDHAVTFRVTPLDAGRTEVTTRWLVHKDAVEGRDYDLKTLTEVWLATNDEDRRLVEQNQLGIRSPAYEPGPYAADHESGVAQFVDWYCNTMRARLPGAALHVAAE; from the coding sequence ATGGACGCCACTTCACGGATTGCAGGCCTGCTGGCACGGCAGCGCACGGGCTTCAGCCTCGAGCAGCCCTTCTACACCGACGACGAGATCTTCGCGCAGGACATGGCGGCGATCTGGCACCGCGACTGGCTGTTCGCCGGGCATGACTGCGAGATCCCGAAGGCGGGCGACCATTTCACCTGGCGCGTGGGCGATGCCGAGGCCCTGGTGGTGCGCGGCGCCGACGGAAAGATCCGCGCCTTCCACAACTCCTGCCGCCACCGCGGCTCGCGCATCTGCCAGTCCCACAAGGGTTCGGCGCCCAAGCTGGTGTGCCCCTACCACCAGTGGACCTACGAGCTGGACGGCCGCCTGCTCTATGCCCGCGAGATGGGCCCGGGCTTCGACGCCTCCAGGTACGGGCTGAAGCCGGTGCATTGCGAGAGCGTCTCGGGCTACGTCTTCATCTGCTTCGCCGCCGAGGCCCCGGATTTCAGCGCCTTCCGCGCCGAGGTGGAGCCCTACCTCGCCCCGCACCGCATCGCAGAGGCGAAGGTGGCGCATGAAACCACCATCGTGGAGAACGGCAACTGGAAGCTGGTGTGGGAGAACAACCGCGAGTGCTACCACTGCGCCGGCTCCCACCCCGAACTGTGCCGCACCTACTCGGACGCGGCCACCCTCACCGGCGTTGTCGGCGTGGAGGGCGATGCCGAGGTGAACGCCCACTGGGCGCGCTGCGAGGCGGAGGGCCTGCCCTCGAAGTTCCGCCTGTCGGAGGACGGCCAGTACCGGGTGATGCGCATGCCGCTGCTGCGCGATTCGGAGAGCTTCACCATGTCGGGCAAGCGCGCGGTGGCGCTGCCGCTGGGCGGCGTGCGCACCCCGCGGGCCGGCTCGCTGCTGATGTTCCACTACCCCACCCTGTGGAACCATTGCCTGGGCGACCACGCGGTGACCTTCCGCGTCACCCCGCTGGATGCCGGGCGCACCGAGGTCACCACCCGCTGGCTGGTCCACAAGGACGCGGTGGAGGGCCGGGACTACGACCTGAAGACCCTCACCGAGGTCTGGCTCGCCACCAATGACGAGGACCGCCGCCTGGTGGAGCAGAACCAGCTCGGCATCCGCTCGCCCGCCTACGAGCCCGGCCCCTATGCCGCGGACCATGAGAGCGGCGTCGCCCAGTTCGTGGACTGGTACTGCAACACCATGCGCGCCCGCCTGCCGGGTGCGGCCCTCCACGTGGCGGCAGAATGA
- a CDS encoding TonB-dependent hemoglobin/transferrin/lactoferrin family receptor: MTLHFDQRLSAQRRAVALPLCLLAAAALPGVAVRAQEQDREIALDPIIVENAAPAPVGAPVEEVTAEQIARTPPRTASDLLRDVPNVTASEDPQNPGVNVNIRGLQDQTRVNMMIDGARQNFQQSGHGSTALVYIDPNMVRAVEVDKAVNATVGSAATLAGSVNFRTLRAEDLLEGRDTAGELIGTTGTNGMDFSGFAAGAARLNERLSLVFALSHRETGDYEIGRNGSVTTAAGTPFDSNSDVSFTGSDSWSGLGRATLDLSPASRVEIGYLGYRSEFGTGEGAYIDETTLSTSTGTLSWDYAPDDDLIDLSARLWITTLDSDEYRPPRPSYDSFSVDYALNTWGGSLSNTSRFAAGPGDVALTYGFEAFQDSTGTVSLAATQADDPDNVWFSGANPVGERDVASGFLSGQYDIGRWSLSAGLRYDAYSLSGTASTYVRSTDAGGTRTGGYQDVDVDSSGGRFVPSAGIAYEIADGLRLFTRYTEGYRPPTIMETVFGGQHIGFNAYFGPNPNLRPELSRTLEGGLTWEGHDLLLQDRFRLGATVFERRVSDYIGLATVYGSPAGGDDLSYSAYVNYEGTSRFQGVELSADYDAGGFYLRGSLATLDSDISQRYDAYIYDDRTSPAEGSTQASVVPPDLRWSLEGGVRVFDRVVELGGRVTHVSASENDLSSYNLDAFTTFDLYGSWQITETAALRLSVENLTDVAYVDPLGSSAYPAPGRTASLTLHMKF; the protein is encoded by the coding sequence ATGACCCTCCATTTCGACCAGCGCCTTTCCGCACAGCGCCGTGCTGTCGCCCTTCCGCTCTGCCTGCTTGCCGCAGCCGCCCTTCCGGGCGTCGCGGTCCGCGCGCAGGAGCAGGACCGCGAGATCGCGCTCGACCCGATCATCGTGGAGAACGCCGCGCCCGCCCCGGTGGGGGCGCCGGTGGAGGAGGTGACGGCCGAGCAGATCGCCCGCACCCCGCCGCGCACCGCCTCCGACCTGCTGCGCGACGTGCCCAACGTCACCGCCTCGGAGGACCCGCAGAACCCCGGCGTGAACGTGAACATCCGCGGCCTGCAGGACCAGACCCGCGTGAACATGATGATCGACGGCGCGCGGCAGAACTTCCAGCAGTCCGGCCACGGCTCCACCGCGCTGGTCTACATCGACCCGAACATGGTCCGCGCCGTGGAGGTGGACAAGGCGGTGAACGCCACCGTGGGCTCCGCCGCCACGCTGGCGGGCTCGGTGAACTTCCGCACCCTGCGCGCCGAGGACCTGCTGGAGGGGCGTGACACCGCCGGCGAGCTGATCGGCACCACCGGCACGAACGGCATGGATTTCAGCGGCTTCGCCGCCGGCGCCGCCCGGCTGAACGAGCGGCTGTCGCTGGTCTTCGCACTCAGCCACCGCGAGACGGGCGACTACGAGATCGGCCGCAACGGCTCGGTCACCACCGCCGCCGGCACACCCTTCGATTCGAATTCCGACGTGAGCTTCACCGGCTCGGACAGCTGGTCCGGGCTGGGCCGCGCCACGCTGGACCTGTCGCCCGCCAGCCGGGTGGAGATCGGCTACCTCGGCTACCGCTCCGAGTTCGGCACCGGCGAGGGCGCCTACATCGACGAGACGACGCTCAGCACCAGCACCGGCACGCTGAGCTGGGACTATGCCCCGGACGATGACCTGATCGACCTCTCCGCCAGGCTGTGGATCACCACGCTGGACAGCGACGAGTACCGCCCGCCGCGCCCGAGCTACGATTCCTTCTCGGTGGACTACGCGCTCAACACCTGGGGCGGCAGCCTGTCCAACACCAGCCGCTTCGCCGCGGGGCCGGGGGATGTCGCGCTCACCTACGGGTTCGAGGCCTTCCAGGACAGCACCGGCACCGTCTCGCTCGCCGCCACCCAGGCGGACGACCCGGACAACGTGTGGTTCTCCGGCGCGAACCCGGTGGGCGAGCGCGACGTGGCCTCCGGCTTCCTCTCCGGCCAGTACGACATCGGGCGCTGGAGCCTCTCCGCCGGCCTGCGCTACGATGCCTATTCGCTCAGCGGCACCGCCAGCACCTACGTGCGCAGCACCGATGCCGGCGGCACCCGCACCGGCGGCTACCAGGACGTGGACGTGGACAGTTCCGGCGGCCGCTTCGTGCCCTCCGCCGGCATCGCCTACGAGATCGCCGACGGCCTGCGCCTGTTCACCCGCTACACCGAGGGCTACCGCCCGCCCACCATCATGGAAACGGTGTTCGGCGGCCAGCACATCGGCTTCAACGCCTATTTCGGCCCGAACCCGAACCTGCGCCCGGAGCTGTCGCGCACGTTGGAGGGCGGCCTCACCTGGGAGGGGCACGACCTCCTCCTGCAGGACAGGTTCCGCCTCGGGGCCACGGTGTTCGAGCGCCGGGTGTCGGATTACATCGGCCTCGCCACGGTCTACGGCAGCCCGGCGGGCGGCGACGACCTGTCCTACTCCGCCTACGTGAACTACGAGGGCACCTCGCGCTTCCAGGGCGTGGAGCTCTCGGCGGATTACGACGCCGGCGGCTTCTACCTGCGCGGCAGCCTCGCCACGCTCGATTCCGACATCTCGCAGCGCTACGACGCCTACATCTACGATGACCGCACCAGCCCGGCGGAGGGTTCCACCCAGGCCAGCGTCGTGCCGCCGGACCTGCGCTGGTCGCTGGAAGGCGGGGTGCGGGTGTTCGACCGCGTGGTGGAGCTGGGCGGGCGCGTCACCCATGTCTCCGCGTCGGAGAACGACCTGTCGAGCTACAACCTCGACGCCTTCACCACATTCGATCTCTACGGTTCCTGGCAGATCACCGAGACGGCCGCGCTGCGCCTCTCGGTGGAGAATCTCACGGACGTGGCCTATGTCGACCCGCTCGGCAGCTCGGCCTACCCGGCGCCGGGGCGCACCGCCTCGCTCACGCTGCACATGAAGTTCTGA
- a CDS encoding mechanosensitive ion channel domain-containing protein — translation MLQAPAMAQDTPGSAGPATEQGSGAAGTTADARKQAGALVTILQDESARTALISELQRIAEADGTDSASSASAPAGNGAAADTGAAGAPEAKTASDSGPTLVRDFAEFTRSAAEDIAASAVTVGERVQATGRIFSALNADEVSALLQALSELAYTIVSTVVVFLVLRWLARGLYRGMGRRATHSAFQKWAYLLASVLVDALVVALAWAAGYAVALLLTGQQGSISLAQSLYLNAFLAIEMVKVVMRAVLSPTSGQLRPVNISDPVARYLSRWFAVIISVLGYGQLLLLPIARSNVSYAGGRAVSGVVLLVTVILLIWMVLANRRRFGNWLVAEGHRGSRGTIRRFIARNWHVPVLIAIVVMFFVIMVQPDRLLFPVLWGVAKVLLVAAVGMIISDAITRAMVRGVVLPDTVTSRLPLLERRLNSFVPKMLFVLRTLIVLLVIGIALQAVGVFDLAAWFDSDTGVRLTGTVISALVMLTVSFLIWLAMNSWIDYRLNPEFGRPATAREQTLLTLLRNAATIAIVVITLMFVLSEIGVDIAPLIASAGVLGLAIGFGAQKLVQDIITGIFIQFESAINVGDVVTVGGTTGSVERLTIRSVSLRDLNGVFHIIPFSSVDMVSNYMRGFSAYVCEMGIAYRESVADAKQAMLDGFEELKKDPEHGPQIIGELEWHGLTAFGDSAIMVRGRIVTRPGKQWGLGRAYNEILKRIFDERGIEIPFPHQTIYFGEDKEGRAPAANVRLKEMAAPNVIEARAEPSKSPDKPTPSGPDMPIEEDEL, via the coding sequence ATGCTCCAGGCCCCGGCCATGGCGCAGGACACCCCGGGAAGCGCAGGTCCGGCGACAGAGCAGGGGAGCGGCGCGGCGGGTACCACGGCGGATGCCCGCAAGCAGGCCGGCGCGCTGGTCACCATCCTTCAGGACGAGAGCGCGCGCACCGCGCTGATCTCCGAGCTGCAGCGCATCGCGGAGGCGGACGGGACGGATTCCGCGTCCTCCGCCTCCGCACCGGCGGGGAACGGCGCGGCCGCGGACACCGGGGCCGCCGGGGCGCCGGAGGCGAAGACGGCCTCCGACTCCGGCCCCACCCTCGTGCGCGATTTCGCCGAGTTCACCCGCTCCGCGGCCGAGGACATCGCCGCCAGCGCCGTGACCGTCGGTGAGCGGGTGCAGGCAACCGGCAGGATCTTCTCCGCCCTGAACGCCGATGAGGTGAGCGCGCTGCTCCAGGCGCTCTCCGAGCTGGCCTACACCATCGTCTCCACCGTGGTGGTGTTCCTCGTGCTGCGCTGGCTGGCGCGCGGGCTCTACCGCGGCATGGGCCGGCGCGCGACGCATTCGGCGTTCCAGAAATGGGCCTACCTGCTGGCCTCGGTGCTGGTCGACGCGCTGGTCGTCGCGCTCGCCTGGGCGGCGGGATACGCGGTGGCGCTGCTGCTCACCGGGCAGCAGGGCTCCATCAGCCTCGCGCAGTCGCTCTATCTCAACGCCTTCCTCGCCATCGAGATGGTGAAGGTGGTGATGCGCGCGGTGCTCTCGCCGACCTCGGGCCAGCTGCGGCCGGTGAACATCTCCGACCCGGTGGCGCGCTACCTGTCGCGCTGGTTCGCGGTGATCATCTCGGTGCTGGGCTACGGCCAGCTCCTGCTGCTGCCGATCGCCCGCAGCAATGTCTCCTACGCCGGCGGGCGCGCCGTTTCCGGCGTGGTGCTGCTGGTCACGGTGATCCTGCTGATCTGGATGGTGCTGGCCAACCGCCGCCGCTTCGGCAACTGGCTGGTGGCCGAGGGCCACCGCGGCTCGCGCGGCACCATCCGCCGCTTCATCGCGCGCAACTGGCACGTGCCGGTGCTGATCGCCATCGTGGTGATGTTCTTCGTCATCATGGTCCAGCCGGACCGGCTGCTGTTCCCGGTGCTCTGGGGCGTGGCCAAGGTGCTGCTGGTGGCCGCGGTGGGGATGATCATATCCGACGCGATCACCCGGGCCATGGTGCGCGGCGTGGTGTTGCCGGACACGGTGACCTCGCGCCTGCCGCTGCTGGAGCGGCGCCTGAACAGCTTCGTGCCGAAGATGCTCTTCGTGCTGCGCACCCTCATCGTGCTGCTGGTGATCGGCATCGCGCTGCAGGCGGTGGGCGTGTTCGACCTCGCCGCCTGGTTCGACAGCGACACGGGCGTCCGGCTCACCGGCACGGTGATCAGCGCGCTGGTGATGCTCACCGTCTCCTTCCTGATCTGGCTGGCGATGAACTCCTGGATCGACTACCGGCTGAACCCGGAGTTCGGCCGCCCGGCCACCGCGCGGGAGCAGACCCTGCTCACCCTGCTGCGCAACGCCGCCACCATCGCCATCGTGGTGATCACGCTCATGTTCGTGCTCTCCGAGATCGGGGTGGACATCGCGCCGCTCATCGCCTCGGCCGGCGTGCTGGGCCTCGCCATCGGCTTCGGCGCGCAGAAGCTGGTGCAGGACATCATCACCGGCATCTTCATCCAGTTCGAGAGCGCCATCAACGTGGGCGACGTGGTCACCGTGGGCGGCACCACCGGCTCGGTGGAGCGGCTCACCATCCGCTCGGTGTCGCTGCGCGACCTGAACGGGGTGTTCCACATCATCCCCTTCTCCTCGGTGGACATGGTGTCGAACTACATGCGCGGCTTCTCCGCCTATGTGTGCGAGATGGGCATCGCCTATCGCGAGAGCGTGGCGGACGCCAAGCAGGCCATGCTGGACGGGTTCGAGGAGCTTAAGAAGGACCCCGAGCACGGGCCGCAGATCATCGGCGAGCTGGAGTGGCACGGCCTCACCGCCTTCGGCGACAGCGCCATCATGGTGCGCGGCCGCATCGTCACCCGACCGGGCAAGCAATGGGGCCTGGGCCGGGCCTACAACGAGATCCTGAAGCGGATCTTCGACGAGCGCGGCATCGAGATCCCGTTCCCGCACCAGACGATCTACTTCGGCGAGGACAAGGAAGGCCGTGCCCCCGCCGCCAACGTGCGCCTGAAGGAAATGGCCGCGCCGAACGTGATCGAGGCCAGGGCCGAGCCGTCGAAATCCCCCGACAAGCCGACCCCCAGCGGCCCGGACATGCCGATCGAGGAAGACGAACTCTGA
- a CDS encoding hybrid-cluster NAD(P)-dependent oxidoreductase yields the protein MPRKDFKPLDARRFWTDAQELECTMILPEAPGVKTFCFKTTDDSWFKYFPGQFITIELPTPGEKLLRTYTLSSSPSRPLSIAITVKAQRGSLGSQWMLDHVQVGDRFRAYGPGGLFTFHNHPAEKYLFISAGSGITPMMSMTRWLYDDGAHTDITFVHAARRPSDIIFRAELERMAQRLPDLHISFVIEEDDPYVAWTGYRGRLSQLMLPLMAPDYLEREIFCCGPAPFMQEVRDILHSVGFDMEHYHEENFLAPVLAESEREEPDDVIPDEDSRAAVIFAASGVEAACRETDTVLAVAKAAGLNIPSACQFGVCGTCKVRKLSGEVHMVHNGGISDDDIASGHILACCSNPIGRVEVDV from the coding sequence ATGCCGCGGAAGGACTTCAAGCCGCTCGATGCGCGTCGGTTCTGGACCGACGCGCAGGAGCTCGAATGCACGATGATCCTGCCCGAAGCCCCGGGGGTGAAAACCTTCTGCTTCAAGACCACCGACGACAGCTGGTTCAAGTATTTCCCCGGCCAGTTCATCACCATCGAGCTGCCCACCCCGGGCGAGAAGCTGCTGCGCACCTACACGCTGTCCTCCAGCCCGTCGCGGCCGCTGTCCATCGCCATCACGGTGAAGGCGCAGCGCGGCAGCCTCGGCTCGCAGTGGATGCTCGACCACGTGCAGGTGGGCGACAGGTTCCGCGCCTACGGGCCGGGCGGGCTGTTCACCTTCCACAACCACCCGGCGGAGAAGTACCTGTTCATCTCCGCGGGCTCGGGCATCACGCCGATGATGTCGATGACCCGCTGGCTCTACGACGACGGCGCGCACACCGACATCACCTTCGTGCATGCCGCCCGCCGCCCCTCGGACATCATCTTCCGCGCCGAGCTGGAGCGCATGGCCCAGCGCCTGCCGGACCTGCACATCTCCTTCGTGATCGAGGAGGACGACCCCTACGTGGCCTGGACCGGCTACCGCGGCCGGCTGAGCCAGCTCATGCTGCCGCTGATGGCGCCGGACTACCTGGAGCGCGAGATCTTCTGCTGCGGCCCCGCGCCCTTCATGCAGGAGGTGCGCGACATCCTGCACTCCGTGGGCTTCGACATGGAGCATTACCACGAGGAGAACTTCCTCGCCCCCGTCCTCGCCGAAAGCGAGCGCGAGGAGCCGGACGACGTCATCCCCGACGAGGATTCCCGCGCCGCCGTGATCTTTGCCGCCTCCGGCGTGGAGGCCGCCTGCCGGGAGACGGACACGGTGCTGGCCGTCGCCAAGGCCGCCGGGCTCAACATTCCCTCGGCCTGCCAGTTCGGGGTGTGCGGAACCTGCAAGGTGCGCAAGCTCTCCGGCGAGGTGCACATGGTCCACAATGGCGGGATTTCGGACGATGACATTGCGTCCGGGCATATCCTCGCCTGCTGCTCGAATCCGATAGGGCGGGTGGAAGTCGACGTTTGA